A single Thermanaerothrix sp. DNA region contains:
- a CDS encoding chemotaxis protein CheC — translation MSVDFDSFNSIQLDAIREVGNIGAGNAATALSKLLGRTVDMDVPVAELVSVYEVAQHYGSPEDLACGVLIRADGEFSCNLIFLMYEEEASSLADLLISMDLSSMEEEVRLQIRDSALAEVGNIILGAFLNALSSMTGWALPVSVPAVAHDMLGSIMDVVAAMFGIMGDTALLVKTTLKIIDSETEAKGMVIMVPDPGSLELLLQRLGVL, via the coding sequence ATGTCGGTTGACTTCGATTCTTTCAACAGCATTCAGCTGGATGCCATAAGGGAGGTAGGGAACATCGGGGCGGGCAACGCCGCCACGGCGCTCTCCAAGCTTTTGGGGAGGACCGTGGACATGGACGTGCCCGTGGCGGAGCTGGTGTCGGTGTACGAGGTGGCCCAGCACTACGGGTCGCCGGAAGATCTTGCCTGCGGCGTTCTCATAAGGGCGGATGGGGAGTTCTCCTGCAACCTCATATTCCTCATGTACGAGGAGGAGGCCTCTTCCCTGGCGGACCTTCTGATATCCATGGACTTGAGTTCCATGGAGGAGGAGGTTCGGCTTCAGATCCGGGACAGCGCCTTGGCGGAGGTGGGGAACATAATACTTGGGGCCTTCCTTAACGCCCTTTCCAGCATGACCGGCTGGGCCCTTCCGGTGTCGGTGCCGGCGGTGGCCCATGACATGTTGGGATCCATAATGGACGTGGTGGCCGCCATGTTCGGCATAATGGGGGACACCGCCTTGTTGGTGAAGACCACCCTCAAGATAATCGATTCCGAAACGGAGGCAAAGGGAATGGTGATCATGGTCCCGGATCCCGGTTCCCTGGAGCTTCTGCTTCAGAGATTGGGGGTGCTCTAG
- a CDS encoding chemotaxis response regulator protein-glutamate methylesterase — MTRKVRVMVVDDSAFMRKVIGDMLASDNRFDVVARVRDGEEALQKLSEADPDVITMDVEMPRKNGLEALREIMERRPTPVVMVSSLTKEGAEVTLQALSLGAVDFVTKPSGTISLDMHKVEEELRQKVWVASTVDRSRLKPGGLPKRPAREVSKLPAAPLGALPRRKLQRVDLVLIASSTGGPRALQEVIPNLRGDFPCPILVVQHMPRGFTSSFAQRLDDASPLRVVEGYDGLKPQKGMAVIAPGGYHMVVERSGPDLVCRLSDAPPVRSVKPAADMLFMSVADVVGGSVVAAVLTGMGRDGADGAAALHSKGGVILAESPDTCVVYGMPRAVVEAGIAEEVVPLYDMPEALHRWAACP, encoded by the coding sequence ATGACGCGCAAAGTGAGGGTTATGGTGGTTGACGACTCTGCCTTCATGAGGAAAGTGATCGGCGACATGCTTGCGTCGGACAATAGATTCGACGTGGTGGCCCGGGTGAGGGATGGGGAGGAGGCGCTTCAGAAGCTCTCTGAGGCGGATCCGGACGTGATAACCATGGACGTTGAGATGCCACGGAAGAACGGTCTGGAGGCTTTGAGGGAGATAATGGAGCGCCGGCCTACGCCGGTGGTGATGGTGTCGAGCCTTACGAAGGAGGGGGCGGAGGTCACCCTTCAGGCCCTCTCGCTGGGGGCGGTGGACTTCGTGACCAAGCCTTCGGGCACCATATCCCTGGACATGCACAAGGTGGAGGAGGAGCTTCGGCAGAAGGTTTGGGTGGCCAGCACGGTGGACCGTTCCAGGCTGAAGCCTGGAGGGCTTCCAAAGCGTCCCGCAAGGGAGGTTTCGAAGCTACCGGCCGCCCCCCTGGGGGCTCTTCCAAGGCGGAAGCTCCAACGGGTGGACCTGGTGTTGATAGCCTCCTCCACCGGAGGCCCCAGGGCCCTTCAGGAGGTGATCCCCAACCTAAGGGGTGATTTCCCCTGTCCCATCCTGGTGGTGCAGCACATGCCCCGGGGTTTTACCTCTTCCTTTGCCCAGAGGTTGGATGACGCGAGCCCCCTTAGGGTTGTGGAGGGGTACGATGGTTTAAAACCTCAAAAGGGTATGGCGGTCATAGCCCCTGGAGGTTATCATATGGTTGTGGAGAGGTCTGGCCCAGACCTGGTGTGCCGTTTATCTGACGCGCCTCCGGTCAGGTCCGTGAAGCCCGCGGCGGACATGCTCTTCATGAGCGTGGCCGACGTGGTGGGCGGGTCCGTGGTGGCGGCGGTGTTGACCGGCATGGGCAGGGACGGGGCCGACGGTGCGGCGGCCTTGCACAGCAAGGGAGGCGTTATCCTGGCGGAGAGTCCCGATACCTGCGTGGTGTACGGAATGCCGAGGGCGGTAGTGGAGGCGGGCATAGCGGAGGAAGTGGTTCCCCTGTACGATATGCCCGAGGCTTTGCATCGATGGGCCGCATGCCCTTAG
- a CDS encoding flagellar brake protein produces MISLGRDGEKIGLPVGAKGEFKVEDGLFKGTYPTRLEDQREDMLGLAHPMFKGALLPVYRDMECELVAEDNRSPVRVSCVVVRSDITGTVPMLWVKMFGPPERIQRRRYLRVPCLREFRLFPIEAEARSPLSGRWLKGTAVDMSLGGVRFRMDYPYRLSHGDRFLCMLPLGDRPFPGLIKVMRADKTSDGLWDCGGAFEAVPRWAEKYIIEFIRTQELNSRQGRDVP; encoded by the coding sequence GTGATCTCTTTGGGCCGGGATGGGGAGAAGATAGGGCTACCCGTGGGGGCCAAGGGGGAGTTCAAGGTGGAGGATGGGCTCTTCAAGGGCACATACCCCACCAGGTTGGAGGACCAACGGGAGGACATGCTTGGGCTGGCTCATCCGATGTTCAAGGGGGCGCTCCTGCCGGTTTACAGGGACATGGAGTGTGAGCTTGTGGCGGAGGACAACAGGTCCCCCGTGAGGGTGTCCTGCGTGGTGGTGAGGAGCGACATCACCGGTACGGTGCCCATGCTTTGGGTCAAGATGTTCGGCCCCCCGGAGAGGATACAGCGCAGGCGCTACTTGAGGGTGCCCTGTCTTAGGGAGTTTCGGTTGTTTCCCATTGAGGCGGAGGCAAGGTCTCCTTTGTCCGGCCGGTGGCTTAAGGGCACGGCGGTGGACATGAGCCTTGGGGGTGTGAGGTTTCGGATGGACTACCCCTACAGGCTGTCCCATGGGGACAGGTTTTTGTGCATGCTTCCCCTGGGGGATAGGCCTTTCCCGGGCCTCATTAAGGTTATGAGGGCCGATAAGACCTCCGATGGTCTTTGGGATTGTGGGGGGGCCTTTGAGGCGGTACCTAGGTGGGCGGAAAAGTATATAATAGAGTTCATAAGGACCCAAGAACTTAATTCCCGCCAGGGGAGAGATGTGCCATGA
- a CDS encoding chemotaxis protein CheA has protein sequence MTNMDMSQYLGAFLDEATDQLKNLNELLLAAEQNQSDMGIINEIFRVAHTFKGMSATMGFDGMAGLTHAMEDLLGLARSGEHVLNSEDVDLLFKCLDAITAMVDSIRGGGSDKDVDVKALVDQLHRLVNKAHDAPAASPSKSAKGSKKLELTEQEKGWVREARNQGMSVYELKVALSPSCMLKAARAYMVVTRLGEMGELIKTQPGVEDLEREAFDTEFWVYVATHESGEALSGVASSISEVASVEVTPLNFDDDGGLSIGDLEEGDEGEEEAVAAAVAAASAAPRSPEGVAAGGAAQPSQPQGANKKGSRTVRVDIGRLDKLMNLVGELVIGRARIERLAQETKMKAFDEPLSQLGRISGEIQELVTKLRMVPVSMVFDRLPRLVRDLSRQMGKEVRLVVEGRETELDRTVIDEIGDPMVHLLRNSLDHGLESPEERVKNGKPREGTITVAAYQEGNGVIIEVQDDGRGIDTNKVRRKAVERGIVTAEQAQLMTDEEAIRLILLPGFSTADVVTDLSGRGVGMDAVKSKVESLGGQFQVFSKLGQGTRVVIRLPLTLAIVLALLIRVGDEIYAISLENVEETLLVPKSEIKYVHGTPVTTVRGEILTLSDLAGILSTEVNREGVEEHPVVVVRVGRDRNRIGFVVDDFVGQQEIVIKPLGKLLQKVRGVAGATILGDGNVALILDAASL, from the coding sequence ATGACTAACATGGATATGAGTCAGTACTTGGGCGCGTTCCTGGATGAGGCTACGGATCAGCTTAAGAACCTGAACGAGCTGCTTCTAGCCGCGGAGCAGAACCAGTCGGACATGGGAATAATAAACGAGATATTCCGGGTGGCCCACACCTTCAAGGGCATGTCCGCCACCATGGGTTTTGACGGAATGGCGGGTTTGACCCACGCCATGGAGGATCTGTTGGGTCTTGCCAGGAGCGGGGAGCACGTGCTCAACTCCGAGGACGTGGATCTGCTTTTCAAGTGTCTTGACGCCATAACCGCCATGGTGGACTCCATCAGGGGAGGCGGCAGCGACAAGGACGTTGACGTGAAGGCCCTGGTGGATCAGCTGCATCGCTTGGTGAACAAGGCTCATGACGCTCCGGCGGCCTCCCCCTCGAAGTCCGCCAAGGGAAGCAAGAAGTTGGAGCTCACAGAGCAGGAGAAGGGCTGGGTCAGGGAGGCCCGCAACCAGGGCATGTCGGTGTACGAGCTTAAGGTGGCGTTGAGCCCAAGCTGCATGCTCAAGGCCGCCCGGGCTTACATGGTGGTGACCCGGCTTGGGGAGATGGGGGAGCTCATAAAGACCCAGCCCGGTGTGGAGGATCTGGAGCGGGAGGCCTTCGACACCGAGTTTTGGGTGTACGTGGCCACCCATGAGAGCGGGGAGGCCCTTTCCGGTGTGGCATCCTCCATAAGCGAGGTGGCATCGGTGGAGGTGACGCCCCTTAACTTTGACGATGACGGGGGGCTTTCCATCGGCGATCTTGAGGAAGGGGATGAGGGTGAGGAGGAGGCCGTGGCGGCGGCCGTGGCGGCGGCCTCGGCGGCTCCCAGGTCCCCGGAGGGGGTTGCTGCAGGTGGAGCCGCTCAGCCGTCCCAGCCTCAGGGAGCCAATAAGAAGGGCAGCCGCACGGTGAGGGTGGACATAGGAAGGCTTGACAAGCTTATGAACCTGGTGGGGGAGCTGGTCATAGGCCGCGCCAGGATAGAGCGTCTGGCCCAGGAGACCAAGATGAAGGCCTTTGACGAGCCCTTGTCCCAGCTGGGGCGCATATCCGGGGAGATCCAGGAGCTGGTGACTAAGCTCCGGATGGTGCCGGTGTCCATGGTGTTCGACCGGCTGCCCCGGCTTGTGCGGGACCTTTCGCGCCAGATGGGCAAGGAGGTCCGGCTTGTGGTGGAGGGTAGGGAGACCGAGCTGGACAGGACGGTCATAGACGAGATAGGGGATCCCATGGTGCACCTTCTGAGGAACTCCCTGGACCACGGCCTGGAGAGCCCGGAGGAGCGGGTTAAGAACGGCAAGCCCCGGGAGGGCACCATAACGGTGGCGGCCTACCAGGAGGGCAACGGGGTCATAATAGAGGTTCAGGACGACGGGCGGGGCATAGACACCAACAAGGTGAGGCGCAAGGCGGTGGAGCGTGGCATAGTGACCGCCGAGCAGGCCCAGCTCATGACCGACGAGGAGGCCATAAGGCTCATCCTGCTTCCCGGTTTCAGCACCGCCGACGTGGTGACCGACCTGTCGGGAAGAGGCGTGGGCATGGACGCGGTTAAGAGCAAGGTAGAATCCTTGGGCGGTCAGTTCCAGGTGTTCTCCAAGCTGGGGCAGGGGACCCGGGTGGTCATAAGGTTGCCGTTGACCTTGGCCATAGTGCTTGCCCTGCTCATAAGGGTTGGAGACGAGATCTACGCCATATCGCTGGAGAACGTGGAGGAGACGCTGCTGGTGCCGAAGAGCGAGATAAAGTACGTTCACGGCACTCCTGTCACCACCGTGAGGGGGGAGATACTGACCCTGTCTGACCTGGCGGGCATCCTTTCCACGGAGGTGAACCGCGAGGGGGTGGAGGAGCACCCGGTGGTGGTGGTTCGGGTGGGTCGGGATCGGAACCGCATAGGCTTCGTGGTGGACGACTTCGTTGGGCAGCAGGAGATAGTGATAAAGCCCTTGGGCAAGCTGCTTCAGAAGGTGCGCGGCGTGGCGGGGGCTACAATCCTAGGGGACGGCAACGTGGCGCTCATATTGGACGCCGCCTCCCTGTAG